Below is a genomic region from Gillisia sp. Hel_I_86.
TCCAGAAAGCCCCACATAAATAATACTGTTTTCAAATTTATATTTGGATAGTACCCTGGCCGCTTCCATAGTCCCAGCCATCCCACTGGCATTATCGTTAGCTCCGGGGGCATCGGTTTCAAAATCCATGGTGTCACTAGCTCGAGAATCTATATCGCCACTCATAATGATATATCTATTTGGATATGTAGTTCCTTTTTGAATGGCCACTACATTAACAACCCATGCTTCTTTTGGCACACGAGTTCCGTCTTCGGGAGTTACCAGATCTTTTTGGTAAAAAACATTTAGACAGTTATTGCAATCCCGGGAAGTTTTATCAAATTGAGACTTTATCCAGCGTCTTGCAGCTCCAATACCTCGAGTTGTAGAAACCGTATCACTAAAAGTATTTCTAGTCCCAAAACCTGCTAATTTTCGGATATCATTTTCAATTCTATCGGCAGACACAGAATCTATTATACTATAGATCCTAGCATCGGTAGCTTGTGCATTTGTTTTATTGAAGGGGAGGAATGTAAAAATGCATAGAAATATGCTCAACGGGGAGAAAAGGATTTTCATTAATCTGTTTTTAATTATTAGAGTTTTCTAAAGTAAGAAATGTTTTTCAGAATCTTTTCTATTGATAACCCAGATTATTACAAATAAAAAACCCTCGAAAAAAATCCGAGGGTTCATATAAAATATTTGAGTTTAGACTAGCTAGCCCTCATGTCATGAATATCTGCTTTAGTATCATGATATTTTTCTTCTACTTTGGAATTACTTGTTTTAGCTTTAGACCTTTCTTTGATTGCATCAACCTTTTGGTTAAGATTACCTGCCATCTCATTGAACTTTCCTTTAGCATCTTTTATATAGCTATCTCCAGTTTCAGTAATTGACTTACGAGTATCTGCTCCTTTTTTTGGTGCAAATAACAATCCAATTGCTGCTCCAACGGCTGCTCCTGATACCAATCCTGTAATTAACTTTCCTACTTTCATAATTATGATATTTTAAATATTGGTTTTATAAATTTCGATAATGTAAAAGTACTTCTAATTAGAAGGTTAGAGGATTTTCTTTAGTTAAGTTTGATATAAATTTTCATCGATTTTACTAAGGATTTTAACAGTTGGTATTTGCAGCTAAAATCACGATGACTCGTCATTATATTTGTAGAAATCCTTGCAACAACTCTCTTACTTTTTTGGTGTTATTCACATAATAATTTGCACTGGTATTCTTTAAACCTACTTTTACAGTCACTGCAGTGGGTGGTAATTCCTGAAATAGATACTCATCTGTCCAGTCGTCCCCAATTGCAAATATAAAATCACTCTCTTTTTTTAGCAGAAATTTTGTGGCAGCTTTTCCTTTATTAACTCCGCTACTTTTTATTTCCAGCACTTTATTTCCGTCCAATACGCTCAATCCATGATTGGAAATTAAATCTTTTAATACATTGGAAAGTTCATTGGCTCGTTTTTCTCCTAGATCGGGATCCGTTTTCCTATAGTGCCAGGCTAGGGAATAATTTTTTTCTTCAATAAAACTTCCTGGGGTCCTATCTACAAAAGCTTCTATTACGGGACGAATTGATTCCATCCAGTCATTTCTTACATTTTCATTTAGTTTCCATTCTTTAGTGGATTTTAAAGCCCAAACCCCATGCTCTGCGATTAGCTCCACATTAAATTCCTTCCACCAAGTACCTAGGGTTTCTTTATCCCTTCCGCTAATTAGTACAACGGTAATATTTTCCAAATCCGCTAGTTGGCTTATTAGTGTGATAAGGCCTTCATCGGGTTTTGCATCTTCCGGATTATCCACAAAATTTACAAGGGTTCCATCATAGTCCAAAAATAATACCCGATTTTTAGATTTTTTGAAATCGGCATATATGTTTTCTTTAATGTCCGCAGTTATAAGTGTCGCTTTGTTGCTTTGCCTGTTCTCTTGGGTTTTGGATAAAGCCTTCATGAAGTCGTTGGCCCATTTCTCCACATCATAACGTTTCAATCGCTTTTGAAGGATTTTGTTCCTTTTAATTTGCTGTTCTGCGGGCATTTCTATAGCCTGTTTGATAGCATCAGCCACCTGCTCAAAGTTATTGGGATTAATTAAAATAGCTTCGTTCATTTCCTGTGCTGCACCTGCCATTTCACTTAATATAAGCACTCCTGTTTGATCTTTCCTACTTGCAATATATTCTTTTGCAACAAGGTTCATTCCGTCTCTTATGGGGGTTAGAAGTGCTATATCGCATGAAGCATAAAGGTCTATTAAGTTGTTAAATGGCATAGATCTGTAGAAATACCAAATAGGTGTCCAACTTACCGTTGCGAATTTTCCATTTATCCTTCCTACCAATGCATCAATTTCCTTTTTCAATAATTGATATTGTGGCACTTCAGATCTAGAGGGAACTGCTAGCATCACCAAGCGTGTTTTTTCTATATATTGGGGGTATTTTTCCAAGAAATATTCAAAAGCTCTTATTCTATGAGCAATTCCTTTTGTGTAATCCAACCGATCTATACTCAGGATTAATTTTGCCCCGGGTACTTCTTTTCTATGGTGATTCAGTCTGCGTTGTAAATCTGATTGGTTTTCTAAGCTATTCTCAAAATGGTTTAGCGCAGCCTGCTCAAATTTGGTATAATCTATTCCCATAGGAAAAGAATCCACTTTTACCATTCTCGCTGGTAGGCTTACTTCATTAAAGTGTACCGGATGCCTGAGAATACGGCTCACCGAGCTCAAAAAATGCCTTTCATAATCGTAGGTGTGAAAACCAATAAGGTCTGCGCCTAGGAGACCATTAAGAATTTCTTCTCTCCACGGCATGGTCCTGAAGACTTCATAGGAAGGAAAAGGAATATGATTAAAGAAACCAATGGTAGCATTGGGAGATTGTTCCCGTACCATATTTGGAACTAAAAGAAGTTGATAATCATGAACCCAAATTATATCACCATCCTTGTAATTTTCCAAAATTGCATCAGCATATTTCTGATTTACACTTTTATAGGTTTCCCAATGCCAGGTTTCCCATTCTGTGAATTCCATAAAATAATGAAAGAGAGGCCAGATACTTCTATTGCTAAAGCCATAATAAAAACCTTCTATTTCTTTTTCAGTAAAATTTATTGCAATACAGGCCTGATCTTTTGCTTTTTGAGAAACTTCACTTATCAAATTTTCAGGAAGCTCTTCTATAGTCAAACCGCTCCATCCAATCCAAACACTATCTCCATCCCTATGAAAAGATTTTAAACCTGTAGCTAAACCTCCCACACTAGGGGTGACGTTTAATTTGCCTTTTTTGATTGAAACTTGAAGCGGTAGCCTATTGGAAATAATGATTGTTTTACCCATAATATAATATGAAAATTGTTGAAGAGTTTTGGTTTTTTACTAAATTTCCGAAAATACTTTCGTTCCACCATTATTTTAAAAGAACTTTATGAGCATATGAAGAATTTAGACTACGGTATTATTGGAAATTGTAAAAGTGCAGCCTTAATTTCAAAAACTGGCTCGCTAGAATGGTGTTGTTTACCAAATTTTGACTCGGCAGCAGTATTTGCAAAATTATTAGATGAAAAGAAGGGTGGGAGCTTTGAATTAAAGGTTATGGATAATTATAAAATAGTTCAGGAATATCTGTGGGGCACCAATATAATAAGCACCGTATTTCATAATGGCACCGATGCATTTCAACTTATAGATTTCATGCCCCGTTACCAACGTGAGGATAGATCCTTTTATGCAGCTCCAGATATAATTCGATTTTTAAGACTTTTAAAAGGGACGCCAACTTTTAAAGTATTATATAACCCCCGATTGGATTTTGCAAGAGAAAAAACCTATAACGAAAATAAAGGAAATTATATAAAGAGCTATACATCCGAAGGAAAATACGATTCTCTATTTCTATACTCAAGTTTTGATATGGATGATATTTTGGAACAAAAGGAAATTGAATTAAAAGGGAATGGGTACTTCTTAATGGGATATCATGAAAAATTGGCTGAACAATCCTTGGATAGGGCATACCTTAAATATCAGCGCACCAAGACCTATTGGATGAATTGGAGTGAGCACACCACAAAATACAAATATTATAATGAAGAAATATTAAGAAGTGCATTGGTACTTAAAGCTTTAACTTTTAAAAAGTCGGGGGCGGTACTTGCAGCTGCCACTACGTCCCTTCCAGAAACCATTGGGGAAGAGCGCAATTGGGATTATAGGTTTTGTTGGATTAG
It encodes:
- a CDS encoding YtxH domain-containing protein — its product is MKVGKLITGLVSGAAVGAAIGLLFAPKKGADTRKSITETGDSYIKDAKGKFNEMAGNLNQKVDAIKERSKAKTSNSKVEEKYHDTKADIHDMRAS
- a CDS encoding bifunctional alpha,alpha-trehalose-phosphate synthase (UDP-forming)/trehalose-phosphatase; translation: MGKTIIISNRLPLQVSIKKGKLNVTPSVGGLATGLKSFHRDGDSVWIGWSGLTIEELPENLISEVSQKAKDQACIAINFTEKEIEGFYYGFSNRSIWPLFHYFMEFTEWETWHWETYKSVNQKYADAILENYKDGDIIWVHDYQLLLVPNMVREQSPNATIGFFNHIPFPSYEVFRTMPWREEILNGLLGADLIGFHTYDYERHFLSSVSRILRHPVHFNEVSLPARMVKVDSFPMGIDYTKFEQAALNHFENSLENQSDLQRRLNHHRKEVPGAKLILSIDRLDYTKGIAHRIRAFEYFLEKYPQYIEKTRLVMLAVPSRSEVPQYQLLKKEIDALVGRINGKFATVSWTPIWYFYRSMPFNNLIDLYASCDIALLTPIRDGMNLVAKEYIASRKDQTGVLILSEMAGAAQEMNEAILINPNNFEQVADAIKQAIEMPAEQQIKRNKILQKRLKRYDVEKWANDFMKALSKTQENRQSNKATLITADIKENIYADFKKSKNRVLFLDYDGTLVNFVDNPEDAKPDEGLITLISQLADLENITVVLISGRDKETLGTWWKEFNVELIAEHGVWALKSTKEWKLNENVRNDWMESIRPVIEAFVDRTPGSFIEEKNYSLAWHYRKTDPDLGEKRANELSNVLKDLISNHGLSVLDGNKVLEIKSSGVNKGKAATKFLLKKESDFIFAIGDDWTDEYLFQELPPTAVTVKVGLKNTSANYYVNNTKKVRELLQGFLQI